A DNA window from Streptomyces bacillaris contains the following coding sequences:
- a CDS encoding 6-phospho-beta-glucosidase, whose amino-acid sequence MKLAVVGGGSTYTPELIDGFARLRDTLPVEELVLVDPAADRLELVGGLARRIFAKQDHAGKITTTTDLDAGVAGADAVLLQLRVGGQAARNQDETWPLECGCVGQETTGAGGLAKALRTVPVVLDIAERVRRTNPDAWIIDFTNPVGIVTRALLQAGHKAVGLCNVAIGFQRKFARLLDVEPGQVHLDHVGLNHLTWELGVRLGGPDGENVLPKLLAEHGDTIADDLHMPRKLVDRLGVVPSYYLRYFYAHDEVVRELGTKPSRAAEVAAMEKELLEMYGDPALDEKPELLAKRGGAFYSEAAVDLAASLLGGGGSSVQVVNTYNKGTLPFLPDDAVIEVQARVGHDGAVPLAVPALDPLYAGLIANVTAYEDLALEAALRGGRDRVFKALLSHPLIGQYDQAEQLTDRLIAHNREHLAWA is encoded by the coding sequence ATGAAGCTCGCAGTAGTGGGTGGCGGGTCCACCTACACCCCTGAACTGATCGACGGCTTCGCCCGGTTGCGTGACACGCTGCCGGTCGAGGAGTTGGTCCTCGTCGACCCGGCGGCCGACCGGCTGGAGCTGGTCGGCGGTCTCGCGCGGCGGATCTTCGCCAAGCAGGACCACGCAGGGAAGATCACCACGACCACCGACCTGGACGCGGGCGTCGCCGGTGCCGACGCGGTCCTGCTCCAGCTGCGCGTCGGCGGACAGGCCGCGCGCAACCAGGACGAGACCTGGCCGCTGGAGTGCGGCTGCGTCGGCCAGGAGACCACGGGCGCGGGCGGCCTCGCCAAGGCGCTGCGGACCGTGCCCGTCGTGCTGGACATCGCCGAGCGGGTGCGCCGCACCAACCCGGACGCCTGGATCATCGACTTCACCAACCCCGTCGGCATCGTCACCCGGGCCCTGCTCCAGGCCGGGCACAAGGCGGTCGGCCTCTGCAACGTGGCGATCGGCTTCCAGCGCAAGTTCGCCCGGCTGCTGGACGTGGAGCCGGGACAGGTCCACCTCGACCATGTGGGGCTCAACCACCTCACCTGGGAGCTGGGCGTGCGCCTGGGCGGCCCGGACGGCGAGAACGTGCTGCCGAAGCTGCTGGCCGAGCACGGCGACACCATCGCGGACGACCTCCACATGCCACGGAAGCTGGTGGACCGGCTCGGCGTCGTCCCCTCCTACTACCTGCGCTACTTCTACGCCCACGACGAGGTCGTCCGGGAGCTGGGCACCAAGCCCTCCCGGGCCGCCGAGGTCGCGGCGATGGAGAAGGAGCTGCTGGAGATGTACGGCGACCCGGCGCTCGACGAGAAGCCGGAGCTGCTCGCCAAGCGCGGCGGCGCCTTCTACTCGGAGGCGGCGGTCGACCTCGCGGCCTCCCTGCTGGGCGGCGGCGGTTCATCGGTCCAGGTGGTGAACACGTACAACAAGGGGACGCTGCCGTTCCTCCCGGACGACGCGGTCATCGAGGTGCAGGCCCGGGTGGGCCACGACGGCGCGGTCCCGCTGGCCGTGCCCGCGCTGGACCCGCTGTACGCCGGTCTCATCGCCAACGTGACGGCGTACGAGGACCTCGCCCTGGAAGCCGCGCTGCGCGGGGGCCGGGACCGGGTCTTCAAGGCGCTGCTCTCGCACCCGCTGATCGGCCAGTACGACCAGGCCGAGCAGCTCACCGACCGGCTGATCGCACACAACCGGGAGCATCTGGCGTGGGCGTGA
- a CDS encoding carbohydrate ABC transporter permease — protein sequence MTQLLDKPAPASPAKAPHTPAARTARRKALLHWIAVHSLGVAAALFFVLPFVFVVLTSLMNDQQALTRDLIPRTWEWGNYERVFNTPGFLTWWRNTLLYAGVGTVLTVVSSIPVAYALAKFRFRGRKLSLMLVISMMMLPPQVVIIPMYLFWAKQMDLSGSLWPLIIPMAFGDAFSIFLLRQFLLTIPNEYLDAAKVDGCGEFRTLVKVVLPMAKPGIAAIALFQFFAAWNDYFGPQIYASENPAAWTLSYGLESFKGAHHTDWNLTMAATVLVMAPVIAVFFFAQKAFVEGVTLTGVKG from the coding sequence ATGACCCAGCTCCTCGACAAGCCCGCCCCCGCCTCCCCGGCGAAGGCCCCGCACACACCCGCCGCCCGCACCGCCCGGCGCAAGGCGCTGCTGCACTGGATCGCCGTGCACTCGCTCGGGGTCGCCGCCGCGCTCTTCTTCGTGCTGCCGTTCGTCTTCGTGGTGCTGACCTCGCTGATGAACGACCAGCAGGCGCTGACCCGCGACCTCATCCCCCGTACCTGGGAGTGGGGCAACTACGAACGCGTCTTCAACACCCCGGGCTTCCTCACATGGTGGCGCAACACCCTGCTGTACGCGGGGGTCGGCACGGTCCTGACCGTCGTGTCGTCCATCCCCGTGGCGTACGCGCTGGCGAAGTTCCGCTTCCGGGGCCGCAAGCTGTCCCTGATGCTGGTCATCTCCATGATGATGCTGCCGCCGCAGGTCGTCATCATCCCCATGTACCTGTTCTGGGCCAAGCAGATGGACCTCTCCGGCTCCCTGTGGCCGCTCATCATCCCGATGGCCTTCGGGGACGCGTTCTCCATCTTCCTGCTGCGGCAGTTCCTGCTGACCATCCCGAACGAGTACCTGGACGCCGCGAAGGTGGACGGGTGCGGTGAGTTCCGTACGCTGGTCAAGGTCGTTCTGCCGATGGCCAAGCCCGGCATCGCTGCCATCGCCCTCTTCCAGTTCTTCGCCGCCTGGAACGACTACTTCGGACCACAGATCTACGCCTCCGAGAACCCGGCCGCCTGGACCCTCAGTTACGGCCTGGAGTCCTTCAAGGGGGCGCACCACACCGACTGGAACCTGACCATGGCCGCGACCGTTCTGGTCATGGCCCCCGTGATCGCCGTCTTCTTCTTCGCCCAGAAGGCCTTTGTCGAGGGCGTCACACTGACCGGAGTAAAGGGCTGA
- a CDS encoding carbohydrate ABC transporter permease, which yields MTTHTLRAKRRRSALRNAAFMSPWLIGFSVFFAYPMVSTVYFSFTSYDGFGAPTFNGLTNWTYVFRDYPMFWPSLWNTLWLVVVVVTCRVVFGLGIGLLITKIKTGTGVFRTLFYLPYLAPPVAATLAFVFLLNPGTGPVNAILGDFGLPTPGWFNDATWSKPALTMLAVWGIGDLMVIFMASLLDVPTEQYEAAELDGASAWQKFRFVTLPNISPIVLFAVVTGVIQAMQYYTQPLVAGKVASGVIGGSGQSFEPGYPDKSTLTLPQLVYNLGFQRFDYGAACVVALILFALAMAFTALLMRGRNNLIQAGD from the coding sequence ATGACGACGCACACCCTCCGCGCCAAGCGCCGCAGGTCGGCGCTGCGGAACGCGGCCTTCATGTCGCCGTGGCTGATCGGGTTCTCGGTCTTCTTCGCGTACCCGATGGTCTCGACGGTCTACTTCTCCTTCACGTCGTACGACGGGTTCGGCGCGCCCACGTTCAACGGGCTGACGAACTGGACGTACGTCTTCCGCGACTACCCGATGTTCTGGCCGTCGCTGTGGAACACGCTCTGGCTGGTGGTCGTCGTGGTCACCTGCCGGGTCGTCTTCGGCCTCGGGATCGGGCTGCTGATCACGAAGATCAAGACGGGGACAGGCGTCTTCCGGACCCTGTTCTACCTGCCGTACCTGGCCCCGCCGGTCGCCGCGACGCTCGCCTTCGTCTTCCTGCTCAACCCCGGCACCGGGCCGGTCAACGCGATCCTCGGGGACTTCGGGCTGCCGACGCCCGGCTGGTTCAACGACGCCACCTGGTCCAAGCCGGCCCTGACGATGCTCGCGGTCTGGGGCATCGGGGACCTGATGGTCATCTTCATGGCCTCGCTGCTGGACGTGCCGACCGAGCAGTACGAGGCGGCCGAGCTGGACGGCGCCTCGGCCTGGCAGAAGTTCCGCTTCGTGACACTGCCGAACATCTCCCCGATCGTGCTGTTCGCGGTGGTCACCGGGGTCATCCAGGCCATGCAGTACTACACACAGCCACTGGTCGCCGGAAAGGTCGCCTCCGGTGTCATCGGCGGCTCGGGCCAGTCCTTCGAACCCGGCTATCCCGACAAGTCGACACTGACGCTCCCCCAGCTCGTCTACAACCTCGGTTTCCAGCGCTTCGACTACGGCGCCGCCTGTGTCGTCGCCCTCATCCTGTTCGCCCTGGCCATGGCCTTCACCGCGCTGCTCATGCGGGGCCGCAACAACCTGATCCAGGCCGGTGACTGA
- a CDS encoding ABC transporter substrate-binding protein has translation MRTSRLTTTAVAVAAISVLATACTGQSEAGATDDPKAKTTINFWHGWSSPAEVKAVQDNIARFEKAHPNITVKVSGNINDDKLNQALRAGGSDGPDVVSSFTTANVGKFCSSGAFTDLEPFIEKSKLDLEKTFPKVLLDYTQFEGKRCALPLLTDAYGLYYNKDAFKKAGITAPPKTMSELADVAKKLTVEKGDTYEQLGFMPNFHGYETVVSHYMSSWDHTYFDENGKSTLATDPAFAEMFTYQKKLVDSLGGYQKLEKYRGTFGDEWGAKHPFHTGQVAMQLDGEWRLGMAEDAGVDFEIGVAPMPVADDEADSYGKGYLSGTIVGIAPASKKQNAAWELVKYMTTDTEAVVNFSNGIRNVPSTLAALKSPDLKFDPRFKTFLDIAQHPKSSTSDGAVNGAAYQLTIQDFGYQYEKGAVKDLQAGLEKTAQQIDTDIAKAK, from the coding sequence ATGCGCACCAGCCGTCTCACCACCACCGCTGTCGCCGTCGCCGCGATATCGGTGCTCGCCACCGCGTGTACCGGCCAGTCCGAGGCCGGAGCCACCGACGACCCCAAGGCGAAGACCACGATCAACTTCTGGCACGGCTGGAGTTCACCGGCCGAGGTGAAGGCGGTCCAGGACAACATCGCCCGCTTCGAGAAGGCCCATCCGAACATCACGGTGAAGGTCTCCGGCAACATCAACGACGACAAGCTCAACCAGGCGCTGCGCGCGGGCGGTTCGGACGGGCCGGACGTCGTCTCCTCCTTCACCACGGCCAACGTCGGCAAGTTCTGCTCGTCGGGCGCGTTCACCGATCTCGAGCCGTTCATCGAGAAGTCGAAGCTCGACCTGGAGAAGACGTTCCCGAAGGTCCTGCTCGACTACACCCAGTTCGAGGGCAAGCGCTGCGCCCTGCCGCTGCTCACGGACGCCTACGGCCTCTACTACAACAAGGACGCGTTCAAGAAGGCCGGGATCACCGCGCCGCCGAAGACGATGTCCGAACTGGCCGATGTGGCGAAGAAACTGACGGTCGAGAAGGGCGACACCTACGAGCAGCTCGGCTTCATGCCGAACTTCCACGGTTACGAGACCGTCGTCAGCCACTACATGTCCTCGTGGGACCACACGTACTTCGACGAGAACGGCAAGTCCACCCTCGCCACGGACCCGGCGTTCGCGGAGATGTTCACGTACCAGAAGAAGCTGGTGGACAGCCTCGGCGGCTATCAGAAGCTGGAGAAGTACCGGGGCACCTTCGGTGACGAGTGGGGCGCCAAACACCCCTTCCACACCGGCCAGGTGGCCATGCAGCTGGACGGCGAGTGGCGGCTCGGGATGGCCGAGGACGCCGGGGTGGACTTCGAGATCGGGGTCGCGCCGATGCCCGTCGCGGACGACGAGGCCGACAGCTACGGCAAGGGCTATCTCTCCGGCACCATCGTGGGCATCGCCCCCGCCAGCAAGAAGCAGAACGCCGCGTGGGAGCTGGTGAAGTACATGACCACCGACACCGAGGCGGTCGTCAACTTCTCCAACGGCATCCGGAACGTGCCCTCCACCCTGGCGGCGCTGAAGTCGCCGGACCTGAAGTTCGACCCGCGCTTCAAGACCTTCCTGGACATCGCCCAGCACCCGAAGTCCAGCACCTCCGACGGGGCCGTCAACGGGGCCGCGTACCAGCTGACCATCCAGGACTTCGGCTACCAGTACGAGAAGGGCGCGGTGAAGGACCTCCAGGCGGGGCTGGAGAAGACCGCGCAGCAGATCGACACCGACATCGCCAAGGCCAAGTAG